TCCTTTGAAGCTTTAAAAGAAAAAATTGCTGCGAATAAGAGTTAAGACAGAAAAGAGTGGATTTCTTATTTCATTTTTCTTATACTTTTCCTGATCGTAGAACATTTCGAAAACATCGTTTACCGGTTAATGTTTTGTGTTTGGAATGGAGATCGATTTTTACGCAGTGAATTAAGTGTGCACTTTTCAGCTTAAGATTAGAAGCCATCTTAAAAAATACATGCCTCCTGTTTAATTTATTTTCCGAAGGATCCTTTGGACTGCATCTGCCATTTTTCTCCGGTTTAAGTGATGGTATGTGTTCGGTTTTCGTGACTTTATACAATTATTTCAGCTTGCCAATATTCAAAAGTTTTGGTTTGTCCGTCGTTCAATTTAATGTCGTATGAAATTTTATGTGTCTGAGATATTGAAAACTCAATTGGCTTTTTGAAACAACCACCTGCATATGCAAAAGTGTGGTATTCTCCGTTTTCACCGCAGATGTCAACGTCGTGAGGAAAGGATTTTAAAGTATTTTGATCTAAGTCTTTTCCGATATAGGTCGCGTCTAATTTGTCTGCCTGTGTCACAATAATTTTCGATTTAATCCCTGACTTTATGAAATCGTCTATGATTTCAGCCGATGTTTTGTTCCAAAGCGGTTCTACTACCTTAATTCCCAATGGGTTTAGTTTACTTTCTCTATATGCTTTTACGTCAGCTAAAAAAATGTCGCCAAAAATGAAATGAGTTACGCCTTGTTTCCTGAAATGGTCAACGGTCTCCCGCATTTTTTTGTCATAGTTTGCCAGGTCTTTCGCAACTAATACTGTGTAAAGTGGAATACCAATACTGTCTGCTTGCCTTGATAGTATTTCAACAGGAATACAATGAATGGAAGATGTCAGTGTTTCTTCATTAATGGTCGTCAATAATGAAACAACGTCAAACTCATGGTCTTGTAATGTCTTATGAAGCGCTAAAGCAGCGTCCTTTCCTCCGCTCCAATTAAATATCGCTTTTTTTATTGCGTTCATGCTGTTCGTTTTTGTTTCACACAACCTTGTTAGCGGAACGTTGTTTTTTCGCTTGCCGGCTCATAGTAAAGCGTTACAGCACCACCACCAAATGTTTTAGTCTTTATGAGCTTAAGAATAGTTCTGTCGTTTATATTTTCAAATAATGGCAAACCAAATCCTGCAACAACAGGATGAATACAAAGCTGGTATTCATCAATCAAATTAAGTTTCATTAGCTGTATAATTAAACTCCGGCTGCCAACCAAAATGTCTTTACCTGGTTGTTGCCTGAGTGCTGAAACTTCTTCATCAAGGGCCCGGTTTGCTACTGTTGCACTTTCCCATGCTACATTTTTCAACGTGTGGGAAAAAACTATTTTCGGAATTTTATCTATCGCCACAGCAAAGTCGTCCATTGTTTTTTCACCTGAAGGATTCTTCACCAGCGGTCGCCAATATTCCATAAGTTGATAGGTTATTCTACCGTATAGAATTACATCTCCTTCATTTAATAGTTCGGCATAATGTTGATGTATTTCTTCATCCGGAATTCCTGCTGTATGGTCGCAAAATCCGTCAAGCGTCATATTGATTGCTGCAATTACTTTTCTCATATTTTTAAGTTTTTCTTCATCTAAATTCGTGTGTAGTTTTTACAAGTACCGCTAATGCTTGGCCGCTACAAGAAGCTGGCGTCCCGAAAACTGTCTGGATCTAAGCATTAAACTGTCTGCCATCATCAAACCTGATGCGGAGAGCAAAGCAACCAAGAACGTATTTGGTCCCGTTACCTTAGCGGAATGATTTCAATTTTCATATACGGATAGTATGGTAGCGTTGAAAGCTTTTTATCCGCGTCTGATTTATCATCGGCCATTAATACCAGGTAAATACCGGCAGTTTCGCCTTTTATGTAGGAAGCCAAAAGTGTTCCGTTGTCCTCCCATTCTTTAATTATTGCTTGCTCTCCGGGTAATAATTTCATTCTTGTTTCTTTGTCTATTCCTTGTAAAAGGATGTCAATCATAAATTTATTCATTGTGTCGTTCGTTATTTGTTCGCTTACTCTATTCGGTTTTCAGCTTTCTCCGTTTTTAAATTTGCTAAATCATTTTTTTACAGCCGGTTTCAAGTTTGCAATGTCGTCTTTTATGCTGACGCGTAAAGTTTTCGTTTAAGGTCCGCACGAAACTGTGTCAGAGGCAAAAATCCTTTTCCACTTCATAGGTAAACGGTTCTGTAAATGATTTGAGAGTTTTCAGTTCGTCCATCGTTGTGTTGTCGTGGTTGAGAATAAATGAATTGCTTCTTTCTATTAAATCATACTGGTTTGTCAAGCTGTTGTAAAACGCTAAAACTAAAATTCACGGTGGTCGGGATTTGTAATCCCTTCCGTTTAAGTTTCGGATTTTAATCCGATAATATATCAATACGTTTTGTTAAAAAACGGGATTAAAAATCCCTTACTCAATAAGACAGGATTGCAAATCACAAGTGTTCGAAACCTTACTAGCTTTCAGCTTCGCTGAATAATTCAAAGAAATTCAAGTTTGAGATTTACACGGACGACGGCCATGATAGAGGAACAAAAGCAATGTCACACTGAGCGCAAATTATTTTATATCGAGTTCTTTGAGAATGACACTTTTAATACATCTTGAAAATTAATTGATCAAACCAAATGTCATTAGCAATGCATCGTCCAATCAACGCATCGTCCAATCAAAGCGTCATCCCGAATTTATTTCGGGATCCCCAATAAGTAGAAACGATGTCACTATGTATCTAAAAACTGCAACTCAAAAAAAACAATCCAGGCCTTTGGATACGAAGTTCAAATTGGATGGGATGCCGAAATAAATTCGGCATGACAGCCCCGTAGCGAGAAACGCTCTATCAACCCTTCATCAAGAATCAACCATCGTCCAATCGTCGCCTCATCACGAATACAAACTATTTTGCAAATCGATTTCTTTCAAACTCCCTCTTTTTTCACATCCAGAAAATCAAATGATTAAACTATGTGTCATTAGCAGCACTTCGACTACGCTCAGTATAAACTCAGTCGAAGTGAGACATTGCTTTCGTGGTCAGTTCTTCAGAAAAAATACCATGCTTCGACTCCGCTCAGCATGACATTTTTTTTATTACTCTCGTCACACAATGTTTCGAACACTTATAATTTGTAATCCCGTCCGTTTAAGTTTCGGATTTTAATCCGATGATATACCAATACGTTTTGTTAAAAAACGGGATTAAAAATCCCTTACTCAATAAGACCGGTTGCAAATCCGGACTAGCGGGAGAGCAAGAATATTCTCAGCATTACATAAAATAGGGATCACCATTCTAACAGCTACATTCTATTTATTAATTACCACTTTCTCAAAAGCCACTTCTCTTCCGCATTCCAACTCAATAAAATAGATTCCTGAAACAAGTCCGTTTCCCGAAATCGGTAGGCTATGATTTCCCTCTGAAAATTTTCCTGCTGCTATTATTTTTATTTTCCTGCCATATAGGTCGACTAGATTAATGGTGGTTTCAGAATTTTTTTGGATACTAAATTCTATTATCGAATGATCTGATAGCGGATTGGGGTAAACATGAACATTCAATTTATCGACGTTTAAATCATGAATCCCCACATTGAGACCTGTCGTATAGCGTGCTATTAGACAGCCCACTTCTGAACCCTGAGAAAGTTGTGTGCTACCCGTGAGGATGATTTTTCCCTCGTTATTTATTATAGCTCCATTACAGCCGGTTGAAAAGCCGATTGAAGTAGTAGTTATTCCGTTTACACCAAAAGATTCATCCACAAGACCTGAATTTTCATAGCGCAATAATAAAAGTTGGTCGGGATACTGATTGTATGATTCACCTCTTACTCCAGCTAAAATAATTCTTCCGTCCGGTTGAATGATTATTGAGGAACAAAATTCAAAAGCGTCAGGAGATGAATAAATGATAGTGCCGTCATTTCCAAATGATGAATCCAGAATCCCTTCGCTGGTGTACTGAAGTATCATTACGTCCACATCTTCTCCATTACTGAAATTTACTCCAATAAGAACTTTACCATCTTGTGTTATCGCTATTGATCTTGCACTTAACCAATCTGATGTATAATCACTAAAATCGGTTTTTGTTATACCATCAATGCCAAAAGCACCATCAATCGATCCATTGCTGAGGTATCTTATGCTAAACAAGTAATAATTCTGCGCACCTGTTACTAAAATTTTGCCGCCAGGTTGTAACGCAATTTCTTCAGGAACATCATTGAGTATGGGATCAACATTCGTTTTAACGATTCCATTTAAACCAAATTCTGAGTCCGGCGATCCTTCTGTATTTAGCCGTATTAAGAAAACATCTGACGGGCCAAATGAGGAAGAAAAATATCCGGTGATAAGAATCTTACCATCAGGTTGAATTTTCATAGCCTTTGTTTCATAGTCCAAATTGTCTGAAATGTCAGTTGCAAATTTTCCATTGTAGCCAAAAGAATTATCAATTGACCCATCGGAGTTGAACCGGAGAACAGCAACATCCCAGAAATAGTCGGTACCATTCCATTGCTTCGTTGCACCCGCAACCACTATCTTGCCATCCGGTTGAAGAGCACATTCTGCCACCGTTTCAGTAGCATTTATCTGATTCATTTTGTGGATGCTTATACCATTAGTGCCAAAAGAGCTATCAGGAATGCCCGAGCTTAGAAAACGTGTTACTGCACAATCCTGGTTCGAAAGTCCCGAAAAGATGATTTTACCATCAGTTTGCATTGCTGAGGAAGTGCTATTATTAAATTCAAATCCAAAATAAGTGGCTATTCCATTATTTGCGAAGGAAGAATCTAAAATACCTGCCTGAGCATAAGTAATAAAAGAATAGAAAAAGAAGACGCAAAAAAGGAGTAAGGTTTTGTTTTTCATAGCTCGCTGATGAAGGGATTGGAATTTAATCCTTCTCCAACGGACAAATACAATAGTGATTGCTTTGATTATCCTCCTATTTGGCGTCCGATTACAAAAGGATCTTTTAATTCTTAGATGTCATTTTAAAAAGCGGACGCTCAATTAAGGACGACTGCACCAATATGAAGAAACAATCATTGTAATAAACTGATGTAGGAGTTGCCACCAGAAAATTTTTCCCATCCCATCATGTCACACAACGGCGACACGGTAGAATGGGAACTGAGAATAAATTCATTGCATCACTGCTTTACAAATTTCTCTATAACCATATCATTGATCGTGTAGATTTTCACAAAATAAATTCCACTTGCCAGTTTTGAAATATCCGAGCACTTGTGATTTGTAATTCCGTCCGTTTGAGTTTCGGATTTTAATCCGATAATATACCAATACGTTTTGTTAAAAAACGGGATTAAAAATCCCTTACTCAATAAGACCGGATTGCAAATCACATGTGTTCGCAACATCATCAAAGCCTTATCCAATATACATCGTAGCTCTTTTCACAGGAACTTATTTTGAAGTAAGTGTTCCGTTCTGATTATGACGCTGATTATTTTGCAGAGTGAAAAACATTTAAAGAACAATTCATGTTTAATTTAACCTTCAATTTTATTCGTTGAAAGGATCATAGTAATCCATGCCAGTAAAGGGGTTCAAAGGTTTCGAACCTTGTGATTGCAAATCCGGACTAGCGGGAGTTTAGAACAAAAGCTTCCGGTTTGTAAGAGGGCTGATTAAATGGATAAAAAAGCTTTACAAAGTTTCCAATGAATTCCAGGAGCTGTTTCCCTTCAGAGAAAGGCTCCGGTTAATAGTTGCGATAAGCCGCGTTAATGAAGTCTGCTGCGCGCTTTAACATTGCTCAATAAATCAGTGCTTCGAAAATTTATACGGAATATTTCAGCATATAAAAACATGAATGATGCAACACATTTCTGGAAATATGCAACAGTTCAGGAGATGAGGGGCTTACCTTCGTTACTTTCAAATAAACAACCGACATAACGCAAGTCATATTTATCCGCACCTCCAACAGCTACCTTTAAGTCCAAATTTTTAATCATGAAAAAAATTCGCCGCTTCTCCGCAGTTTTATTTGCTTTTTTGTTCTTCATAGCTAGTCAAAAAGCTACAGCACAGGAACTTGATTGGGTTCGAACAACCGGCAGTACTGCCAGGCAAGGCGCAATGATAGCAAGGGATGCGCTCGACAATGTGGTATCCTGTGGCTACACCATCAACGACAGAATGTTTACGCGCAAGTGGGATCAATTCGGGAACTTCCTATGGGAGAAGCAAGACACATCAGAAATTTTTAACTACCGCGAACGGCCTACATGGATTGCTACGGATGCCTCCAATAACATTATTACCCTTGGCTATCGCTATTACGGAACAAGCTATCAACAGCCAAATGCCATTGTAGTTTTGAAATATTCGCCCACCGGAAATTTGATATTCAAGAGAACTATTGAAGGTGTAGTGGGGATTCCGTCGCGATGCGAACTTGACCCTTCAGGAAATATTTACATTGGGATAGCGGCAACTCTTTCAGGGGAGCCAGATTATGGTTTTAATTTGATAAAGCTTGCTCCGAACGGAAATACACTTTTTACAGCTATACATAATTTCGGAAGTTATTTTGGTGTGAATAACATGCGTTACCGAAATGGCTATATTGCTATTACCGGTATTACTTCAGTGCAAGGATTTAGTTTTAATATGACAACAGCTTTGTTTGATGCAAATGGAAATTATTTATGGGGAGTTGTTTCTAACAGCATCTATGCGGGAATTGATGTGGAGGTAGATAATGGTGGGAATGTTTATGT
The genomic region above belongs to Chitinophagaceae bacterium and contains:
- a CDS encoding dihydrofolate reductase family protein produces the protein MRKVIAAINMTLDGFCDHTAGIPDEEIHQHYAELLNEGDVILYGRITYQLMEYWRPLVKNPSGEKTMDDFAVAIDKIPKIVFSHTLKNVAWESATVANRALDEEVSALRQQPGKDILVGSRSLIIQLMKLNLIDEYQLCIHPVVAGFGLPLFENINDRTILKLIKTKTFGGGAVTLYYEPASEKTTFR
- a CDS encoding adenine nucleotide alpha hydrolase — translated: MNAIKKAIFNWSGGKDAALALHKTLQDHEFDVVSLLTTINEETLTSSIHCIPVEILSRQADSIGIPLYTVLVAKDLANYDKKMRETVDHFRKQGVTHFIFGDIFLADVKAYRESKLNPLGIKVVEPLWNKTSAEIIDDFIKSGIKSKIIVTQADKLDATYIGKDLDQNTLKSFPHDVDICGENGEYHTFAYAGGCFKKPIEFSISQTHKISYDIKLNDGQTKTFEYWQAEIIV
- a CDS encoding T9SS type A sorting domain-containing protein, translated to MSKGFLIPFFNKTYWYIIGLKSETQTDGITNHKCSDISKLASGIYFVKIYTINDMVIEKFVKQ
- a CDS encoding T9SS type A sorting domain-containing protein, with product MKNKTLLLFCVFFFYSFITYAQAGILDSSFANNGIATYFGFEFNNSTSSAMQTDGKIIFSGLSNQDCAVTRFLSSGIPDSSFGTNGISIHKMNQINATETVAECALQPDGKIVVAGATKQWNGTDYFWDVAVLRFNSDGSIDNSFGYNGKFATDISDNLDYETKAMKIQPDGKILITGYFSSSFGPSDVFLIRLNTEGSPDSEFGLNGIVKTNVDPILNDVPEEIALQPGGKILVTGAQNYYLFSIRYLSNGSIDGAFGIDGITKTDFSDYTSDWLSARSIAITQDGKVLIGVNFSNGEDVDVMILQYTSEGILDSSFGNDGTIIYSSPDAFEFCSSIIIQPDGRIILAGVRGESYNQYPDQLLLLRYENSGLVDESFGVNGITTTSIGFSTGCNGAIINNEGKIILTGSTQLSQGSEVGCLIARYTTGLNVGIHDLNVDKLNVHVYPNPLSDHSIIEFSIQKNSETTINLVDLYGRKIKIIAAGKFSEGNHSLPISGNGLVSGIYFIELECGREVAFEKVVINK